In Strigops habroptila isolate Jane chromosome 4, bStrHab1.2.pri, whole genome shotgun sequence, a single genomic region encodes these proteins:
- the CEND1 gene encoding cell cycle exit and neuronal differentiation protein 1: MDSKGNVRSGNKPDAKAPSSGKPEKPNPAPATNADKKEVPKEQPAPATTTSATKKAGGDTAVANNHSNLKPSPAATETQEATGQSPDSDHKGNSSEESPGSIFDNMKPLLIVGGVAVAALAVVVGVAFLARKK, encoded by the coding sequence ATGGATTCCAAAGGCAACGTCCGAAGTGGGAACAAACCCGACGCCAAGGCCCCCAGCTCCGGAAAGCCAGAAAAGCCCAACCCTGCGCCTGCCACCAACGCAGACAAGAAGGAGGTCCCCAAagagcagcctgctcctgccaccaccacctctgCCACCAAGAAGGCGGGAGGTGACACTGCCGTCGCGAACAACCACAGCAACCTGAAACCCAGCCCCGCTGCCACCGAGACACAAGAGGCCACCGGCCAGTCCCCTGACTCTGACCACAAGGGAAATAGCTCCGAGGAGTCCCCAGGCAGCATCTTCGACAACATGAAGCCCTTGCTCATCGTCGGAGGGGTGGCGGTGGCCGCGCTGGCGGTGGTTGTGGGAGTGGCGTTCCTAGCCcgaaaaaaatga
- the LOC115606942 gene encoding NACHT, LRR and PYD domains-containing protein 12-like isoform X1, with translation MAKEEPALPVLLRALQGLTLKDFQEFKTKLSEVHVEGGWNIPKDTLATAAHPCALLSCMGENYSKDTAMDVAIGVFKEMNLRDLAEELLDEMVKEHKQKYKEHVIQGFLRYKEVNSCPGENLSIRSHYTTLTIARKPRSKHEAVDITRGCADTSNGPANVTVTTQTLFNPDEDGHMPQVVVLVGAPGMGKTMTVRKVMVEWVEGTIYTQFDYIFCIDCKDIALPKEASVADLVSKCCPHRRVPVGKILEDQKKILFILDGFEALGFALVQPEDELSSDPRAVKPLETTLMSLMKKTLLPDSSLLITTRPTALQSLGQCLEGESYMEIVGFSGAMREEYFHRYFGNDHKADVAFGFARANEILYSLCVIPIMSWTVCTILKQELHQERNLMECSKATTWMGVCYLSWLVKRRGRDNPQGLQRFLLKLCSLAADGIWKHKVLFEEKEIKDCALDQPDLLPLFLHEKIPRKGVDHGNIYSFTHLHLQEFFAAMFYVLEDDGEMVGGSGAITQDINVLLESYSESREDLNLTVRFLFGLVSQESIEYMDNIIGCRTSPRAKEDLLKWLQGRHKGICQPGQGMKVSQLDTFHFLFEMNEKSFTQRALGGVTDMDLQDMKLSLYDQMALSFCIRQWPGLCSVTLRGCSFHQQHPGEEVAASGPRSGPSDAGGHPSPLAEQQHEQLRSPIDVLCQALRHPVSDLRVLRLQWCRLPESCCAALAALLARHRSLARLELGDTALGDGGVRLLCQGLRQPGCCLRVLRLRYSRLTSACCKDLAAALSTSPCLEELDLSFSEGLRDAGVQLLCEGLQHHCCRLQTLRLGSCRLTGACCRALAVGTPHLICLDLSDNELGADGILQLCRQLRHPACPLRALGLSTAGLPEDVLQELAALRALKPGLKVGYLLEQDTPQTGAMARLPFHRGVLPGRRVPPSLRRGPLL, from the exons ATGGCAAAGGAGGAGCCGGCGTTACCCGTCCTCTTGCGAGCGCTGCAGGGTCTCACCCTTAAAGACTTCCAGGAGTTCAAGACAAAGTTATCGGAGGTTCACGTGGAAGGAGGATGGAACATCCCCAAGGATACACTGGCAACAGCTGCCCACCCATGTGCATTGCTCAGCTGCATGGGAGAGAACTACAGCAAGGACACTGCAATGGACGTAGCAATTGGGGTGTTCAAAGAGATGAACCTGAGAGACCTcgctgaggagctgctggatgaGATGGTGAAAG AGCACAAGCAGAAATACAAGGAACATGTTATCCAGGGGTTCCTCCGGTACAAAGAAGTGAACTCGTGTCCTGGGGAGAACCTGTCCATCAGGAGCCACTACACCACTCTGACCATCGCCAGGAAGCCTCGGAGCAAGCATGAAGCTGTGGACATCACCCGTGGATGCGCTGACACCAGCAATGGGCCCGCCAACGTCACTGTCACCACACAGACACTGTTTAACCCCGATGAAGATGGGCACATGCCACAGGTCGTGGTGCTGGTGGGagccccagggatggggaagacGATGACGGTGAGGAAGGTGATGGTGGAGTGGGTGGAAGGGACCATCTACACACAGTTTGACTACATCTTCTGCATAGACTGCAAAGACATCGCCCTTCCCAAGGAGGCGAGCGTGGCAGACCTGGTTTCCAAGTGCTGCCCTCACAGGAGAGTGCCGGTTGGGAAGATCCTGGAGGACCAGAAGAAGATCCTGTTCATTCTTGATGGCTTTGAGGCCCTGGGTTTTGCCTTGGTTCAGCCTGAAGATGAGCTGAGCTCTGACCCCAGGGCAGTGAAGCCGCTGGAAACCACCCTGATGAGCTTGATGAAGAAGACTCTTCTCCCAGACTCCTCTTTGCTCATCACCACGAGGCCGACAGCTCTTCAGAGCCTGGGGCAGTGCCTGGAGGGGGAGAGTTACATGGAAATAGTGGGATTTTCCGGAGCCATGAGGGAGGAATATTTCCACAGATACTTTGGGAATGACCACAAAGCGGACGTGGCCTTTGGGTTTGCCAGAGCCAACGAGATCCTCTACAGCTTGTGTGTCATCCCCATCATGAGCTGGACCGTCTGCACCATCCTGAAACAAGAGCTTCACCAGGAAAGAAACCTCATGGAGTGCTCTAAAGCCACCACGTGGATGGGTGTGTGTTACCTCTCCTGGTTAGTGAAGCGCAGAGGCAGGGACAACCCACAGGGCCTCCAGCGGTTCCTACTCAAGCTTTGCTCCTTGGCTGCTGATGGCATCTGGAAGCACAAGGTCCTCTTTGAGGAGAAGGAAATCAAGGACTGTGCCTTGGACCAGCCAGACCTTCTGCCCCTCTTCCTCCATGAGAAGATCCCAAGGAAAGGTGTGGACCATGGGAACATCTACAGCTTCACCCACCTGCACCTCCAGGAGTTCTTTGCAGCAATGTTTTACGTTCTGGAGGATGATGGGGAGATGGTTGGTGGCTCGGGGGCTATCACACAGGACATAAATGTGTTATTAGAAAGCTATAGCGAGTCCAGGGAGGATTTGAACCTAACAGTGAGGTTCCTGTTTGGTTTGGTGAGCCAGGAATCCATCGAGTACATGGACAACATCATCGGGTGCAGAACTTCCCCACGAGCCAAGGAAGACCTGCTGAAGTGGCTTCAGGGGAGGCACAAAGGCATCTGTCAGCCCGGCCAAGGGATGAAGGTTTCCCAGTTGGACACGTTCCACTTTTTGTTTGAGATGAATGAGAAAAGCTTCACACAAAGAGCATTGGGTGGTGTCACTGACATGGACCTGCAGGACATGAAGCTGAGCCTGTACGACCAGATGgctctttccttctgcatcaGGCAGTGgcctgggctctgctctgtCACCCTCCGGGGATGCTCcttccaccagcagcaccctggggagGAGGTGGCGGCGTCAGGGCCTCG CTCTGGTCCCTCGGATGCTGGAGGACATCCCAGTCCCCTCGCTGAGCAGCAGCACGAGCAGCTGCGTTCCCCCATCGACGTGCTCTGCCAGGCCCTGCGGCACCCGGTCAGTGACCTGCGGGTGCTCCG GCTGCAGTGGTGCCGGCTGCCGGAGAGCTGCTGCGCGGCGCTGGCGGCGCTGCTGGCCCGACACCGCAGCCTGGCGCGGCTGGAGCTGGGGGACACCGCGCTGGGGGACGGCGGCGTGCGCCTGCTCTGCCAGGGGCTGCGGCAGCCCGGCTGCTGCCTGCGCGTCCTGCG GTTGCGATATTCCCGTCTGACCAGTGCCTGCTGCAAGGACCTGGCCGCTGCGCTGAgcaccagcccctgcctggaggagctggattTGTCATTCAGCGAGGGGCTGCGGGACGCTggtgtgcagctgctgtgcGAGGGGCTCCAGCACCATTGCTGCCGGCTGCAGACGCTGCG GCTGGGGAGCTGCCGGCTGACGGGCGCCTGCTGCCGAGCGCTGGCTGTGGGGACCCCTCACCTCATCTGCCTGGACCTGAGCGACAACGAGCTGGGAGCTGATGGTATCCTGCAGCTCTGCCGGCAGCTCCGGCACCCTGCCTGCCCGCTGCGCGCCCTGGG GCTGAGCACGGCCGGGTTGCCCGAGGAcgtgctgcaggagctggctgcaCTCCGGGCACTGAAGCCCGGCCTGAAGGTCGGGTACCTCCTGGAGCAGGACACGCCGCAGACGGGGGCCATGGCCCGGCTGCCCTTCCACCGCGGGGTGCTGCCGGGCAGGAGGGTGCCCCCCTCCCTCAGGAGAGGTCCCCTCCTCTAG
- the LOC115606942 gene encoding NACHT, LRR and PYD domains-containing protein 3-like isoform X2 — protein sequence MAKEEPALPVLLRALQGLTLKDFQEFKTKLSEVHVEGGWNIPKDTLATAAHPCALLSCMGENYSKDTAMDVAIGVFKEMNLRDLAEELLDEMVKEHKQKYKEHVIQGFLRYKEVNSCPGENLSIRSHYTTLTIARKPRSKHEAVDITRGCADTSNGPANVTVTTQTLFNPDEDGHMPQVVVLVGAPGMGKTMTVRKVMVEWVEGTIYTQFDYIFCIDCKDIALPKEASVADLVSKCCPHRRVPVGKILEDQKKILFILDGFEALGFALVQPEDELSSDPRAVKPLETTLMSLMKKTLLPDSSLLITTRPTALQSLGQCLEGESYMEIVGFSGAMREEYFHRYFGNDHKADVAFGFARANEILYSLCVIPIMSWTVCTILKQELHQERNLMECSKATTWMGVCYLSWLVKRRGRDNPQGLQRFLLKLCSLAADGIWKHKVLFEEKEIKDCALDQPDLLPLFLHEKIPRKGVDHGNIYSFTHLHLQEFFAAMFYVLEDDGEMVGGSGAITQDINVLLESYSESREDLNLTVRFLFGLVSQESIEYMDNIIGCRTSPRAKEDLLKWLQGRHKGICQPGQGMKVSQLDTFHFLFEMNEKSFTQRALGGVTDMDLQDMKLSLYDQMALSFCIRQWPGLCSVTLRGCSFHQQHPGEEVAASGPRLQWCRLPESCCAALAALLARHRSLARLELGDTALGDGGVRLLCQGLRQPGCCLRVLRLRYSRLTSACCKDLAAALSTSPCLEELDLSFSEGLRDAGVQLLCEGLQHHCCRLQTLRLGSCRLTGACCRALAVGTPHLICLDLSDNELGADGILQLCRQLRHPACPLRALGLSTAGLPEDVLQELAALRALKPGLKVGYLLEQDTPQTGAMARLPFHRGVLPGRRVPPSLRRGPLL from the exons ATGGCAAAGGAGGAGCCGGCGTTACCCGTCCTCTTGCGAGCGCTGCAGGGTCTCACCCTTAAAGACTTCCAGGAGTTCAAGACAAAGTTATCGGAGGTTCACGTGGAAGGAGGATGGAACATCCCCAAGGATACACTGGCAACAGCTGCCCACCCATGTGCATTGCTCAGCTGCATGGGAGAGAACTACAGCAAGGACACTGCAATGGACGTAGCAATTGGGGTGTTCAAAGAGATGAACCTGAGAGACCTcgctgaggagctgctggatgaGATGGTGAAAG AGCACAAGCAGAAATACAAGGAACATGTTATCCAGGGGTTCCTCCGGTACAAAGAAGTGAACTCGTGTCCTGGGGAGAACCTGTCCATCAGGAGCCACTACACCACTCTGACCATCGCCAGGAAGCCTCGGAGCAAGCATGAAGCTGTGGACATCACCCGTGGATGCGCTGACACCAGCAATGGGCCCGCCAACGTCACTGTCACCACACAGACACTGTTTAACCCCGATGAAGATGGGCACATGCCACAGGTCGTGGTGCTGGTGGGagccccagggatggggaagacGATGACGGTGAGGAAGGTGATGGTGGAGTGGGTGGAAGGGACCATCTACACACAGTTTGACTACATCTTCTGCATAGACTGCAAAGACATCGCCCTTCCCAAGGAGGCGAGCGTGGCAGACCTGGTTTCCAAGTGCTGCCCTCACAGGAGAGTGCCGGTTGGGAAGATCCTGGAGGACCAGAAGAAGATCCTGTTCATTCTTGATGGCTTTGAGGCCCTGGGTTTTGCCTTGGTTCAGCCTGAAGATGAGCTGAGCTCTGACCCCAGGGCAGTGAAGCCGCTGGAAACCACCCTGATGAGCTTGATGAAGAAGACTCTTCTCCCAGACTCCTCTTTGCTCATCACCACGAGGCCGACAGCTCTTCAGAGCCTGGGGCAGTGCCTGGAGGGGGAGAGTTACATGGAAATAGTGGGATTTTCCGGAGCCATGAGGGAGGAATATTTCCACAGATACTTTGGGAATGACCACAAAGCGGACGTGGCCTTTGGGTTTGCCAGAGCCAACGAGATCCTCTACAGCTTGTGTGTCATCCCCATCATGAGCTGGACCGTCTGCACCATCCTGAAACAAGAGCTTCACCAGGAAAGAAACCTCATGGAGTGCTCTAAAGCCACCACGTGGATGGGTGTGTGTTACCTCTCCTGGTTAGTGAAGCGCAGAGGCAGGGACAACCCACAGGGCCTCCAGCGGTTCCTACTCAAGCTTTGCTCCTTGGCTGCTGATGGCATCTGGAAGCACAAGGTCCTCTTTGAGGAGAAGGAAATCAAGGACTGTGCCTTGGACCAGCCAGACCTTCTGCCCCTCTTCCTCCATGAGAAGATCCCAAGGAAAGGTGTGGACCATGGGAACATCTACAGCTTCACCCACCTGCACCTCCAGGAGTTCTTTGCAGCAATGTTTTACGTTCTGGAGGATGATGGGGAGATGGTTGGTGGCTCGGGGGCTATCACACAGGACATAAATGTGTTATTAGAAAGCTATAGCGAGTCCAGGGAGGATTTGAACCTAACAGTGAGGTTCCTGTTTGGTTTGGTGAGCCAGGAATCCATCGAGTACATGGACAACATCATCGGGTGCAGAACTTCCCCACGAGCCAAGGAAGACCTGCTGAAGTGGCTTCAGGGGAGGCACAAAGGCATCTGTCAGCCCGGCCAAGGGATGAAGGTTTCCCAGTTGGACACGTTCCACTTTTTGTTTGAGATGAATGAGAAAAGCTTCACACAAAGAGCATTGGGTGGTGTCACTGACATGGACCTGCAGGACATGAAGCTGAGCCTGTACGACCAGATGgctctttccttctgcatcaGGCAGTGgcctgggctctgctctgtCACCCTCCGGGGATGCTCcttccaccagcagcaccctggggagGAGGTGGCGGCGTCAGGGCCTCG GCTGCAGTGGTGCCGGCTGCCGGAGAGCTGCTGCGCGGCGCTGGCGGCGCTGCTGGCCCGACACCGCAGCCTGGCGCGGCTGGAGCTGGGGGACACCGCGCTGGGGGACGGCGGCGTGCGCCTGCTCTGCCAGGGGCTGCGGCAGCCCGGCTGCTGCCTGCGCGTCCTGCG GTTGCGATATTCCCGTCTGACCAGTGCCTGCTGCAAGGACCTGGCCGCTGCGCTGAgcaccagcccctgcctggaggagctggattTGTCATTCAGCGAGGGGCTGCGGGACGCTggtgtgcagctgctgtgcGAGGGGCTCCAGCACCATTGCTGCCGGCTGCAGACGCTGCG GCTGGGGAGCTGCCGGCTGACGGGCGCCTGCTGCCGAGCGCTGGCTGTGGGGACCCCTCACCTCATCTGCCTGGACCTGAGCGACAACGAGCTGGGAGCTGATGGTATCCTGCAGCTCTGCCGGCAGCTCCGGCACCCTGCCTGCCCGCTGCGCGCCCTGGG GCTGAGCACGGCCGGGTTGCCCGAGGAcgtgctgcaggagctggctgcaCTCCGGGCACTGAAGCCCGGCCTGAAGGTCGGGTACCTCCTGGAGCAGGACACGCCGCAGACGGGGGCCATGGCCCGGCTGCCCTTCCACCGCGGGGTGCTGCCGGGCAGGAGGGTGCCCCCCTCCCTCAGGAGAGGTCCCCTCCTCTAG